From Bdellovibrio sp. KM01:
CCGGAACAGAAACCCGGCCCCTGGTAAGGCCATAACTTAACGGCGCCATCTGATTGGACGTTAGAATGAAACCACCACGATCCTCTAAAATTTCATTTTTTAAAACACTTATAAACTGACGGTGACGATATAGATCATGTCCAAACCATACGCCAAAACCCGCGCCCCACAGCAGTCCTAAAATTCGGGTGACACCCATCGAACCCTGGGATTTTACAAACTGGCTAAAACAGCCCAACTCCAACCCCTGATCGAAAGACATTAAGATCACCGCAAATGAAACCATCGACAGCAAAAACGCCGCTATCGTGATTCGCGACCACTGTCTTAAAAACTTTCCGCGCAATCCCTTAAAGGCAATAGTGCCCAAGGAAAAGGAACCGAAAAAGAAGATCGAACTTAAGCTTAAAACCACCAAAAGTTTCCACAGAAAATCCAACGTGCTCATGATCTACTGCCTTTGTTGGATTTATCAAAATCTGCGACGATCGCACGCAGCTTATCGATTTCCTCGGCACTAAGTTTTTTCTGACCGGCAAAGTAGTTAATCAAAGGAGAAACAGATCCACCCAGGGTACGCTCGACGAACTCTGTCACTTTCCCCTTCATGACTGTTTGCGCTTCGATTTTCTCTGAATATTTAAAAATCCCATCGACTTTAGTGCGAGTCAGAAAGCCCTTCGTACGCAGACGCTCCATCACTGTCAGGATGGTCGTTCGCGCCAGACCCTTTTGCTTTTCAAAATGATCGGCCACCTCACGTACCGAAAGATCTCCGTGTGTGGAAATGTAACGAAGAATTTCAATTTCTTGCTCACCTAAGCTGGGCAGTTTCTTCATGGAGACCTCGCTGACTACAATCGTAGTCTAGCGAAACTACAGCTGTAGTCAACTAGCTTAAAAGTCCAGTTTCATCTTGATACAAAAGACATAAAAAAAGCCGCTGTTTTGGCAGCGGCTTTAAATCAATTACTTTTTAGCTTTTCGAGTGACGACCTTTTTAACTCCCAGAGCTTGGGCCTTGTCTTTCGCGGACTCAGCACTCTTCAAGGATTTCTTAGGTGCGGCTGGCGCTTCCTTGGCGGCTTTCGTCGCAGCCTTAGGAGCCTTCGCTGCTTTCGGAGCAGACTTGGCCTTACCTTTACCTTTAGAGCCCTTCGCAGGACCCTTCTCGTTGATCAAGCCCACTGCTTGTTCCAATGTGACTGTTTCAACAGTCGTACCCTCTGGCAACGAAGCGTTGACCTTACCACTCTTAATGTAAGGACCATAAGGACCATTGAAAACTTGAATCGCATCACCCGTCTCTGGATGAGCACCTAAATCACGAAGTGCCGCCGCTTTACCGCGACCTTTCTTAGGCTGAGCCAACATTTCCATCGCGCGTTCGAAGGTAATAGTCAAAACGCTTTCACCCTTAGGGATAGAACGATAATCGCCATCATGAACAATGAATGGACCAAAACGACCCAAGCCTGCCTTGATGTCTTTTCCTGTGCCCGGGTGATCACCCAGGCTGCGCGGCAAGGACAACAGATCCAAGGCCGTTTGCAAATCAACCTGCTCCGGCTGCATATTCGGTGGAAGTGACGCACGTTTTGGTTTGTCGTTTTCAGGTGATACATCACCCAATTGAACATACGGACCATAACGACCGCTCAAAACATAAATCGGCTCGCCTGTTTTAGGATCTTTACCCAAAGCATCGGCACCATTGATTTTTTGATCGATCAATTTTTCTGCGATTTCAGGCGTGATATCCGCTGGTGATTCATTATCTGGAACCGATGCGCTGACGTCTTCGCCATCACGTTGGGTTGTCAGGTACGCACCATAACGGCCGACGTGGAATTTATATTTATCCATGCCTTCCAAGGACATTGTACGTGCTTCATCGGGATTGATTTTTTCTTCTTGGCTATCAACCATGGCACGCAAACCTTTAGGGCCTTTGTAAACGGAGGCAAGATAGCTTTCCCAATCCAATTCACCGTCTGCAATATTATCCAGGCTTTGTTCCATTTCAGAAGTAAAGCCCAAGTCCACATACTGAGTCAGATAGCTGCTCAACAGTTTCGATACGATCATCGCCGTGAATGTCGGAATCAATGCCGTGCCACCCTTACGAACATATCCGCGATCGATGATAGTACCGATAACAGATGCATACGTTGACGGACGACCGATGCCTTCTTTCTCCATCGTTTGTACAAGGCTTGCCTCGGTATAACGAGCTGGAGGTTTTGTTTCATGAGAAGTTGGGTCAAGTTTAGTGCACTTCACAGAGTCTTTGACTTTAAGTGCCGGCAAACGCACTTCGCGTTCTGCCAAATCTGCTTCTGGATCGTCAGAGCCTTCAACATACGCACGCAAGAAACCTGGGAATTCGATCGTCATACCAGAAGCACCAAAGATCGCATCACCTACAGTGATTTTTGCGCTGACTTGTTTTTGACGAGCATCAACCATTTGCGATGCAATCGTACGTTTCCAAATCAAATCGTAAAGTTTGAACTGATGACCTGTCAGACCCGTTTCGTCTGGATCTTGGAACTGTGTGCCCGCGGGACGAATCGCTTCATGGGCCTCTTGGGCACCTTTTACTTTTTTAGCAGCGTAAGTGCGCGGCTGAGGCGTTAAGTACTCTTTGCCATATTTTGAAGTGATACAATCGCGGGACGCACTGATCGCCTCATTAGACAAGAACGTCGAGTCCGTACGCATATAGGTGATGAAACCTTGCTCGTACAGCTTTTGCGCAACCTGCATCGTTTCACGAGCAGACAAGCCCAACTTACGATTCGATTCCTGTTGCAAACTTGAAGTGATGAACGGCGCTGCCGGTTTTCTAAACGTTGGTTTTTCCTCAACATCAGAAACTGTCCATGGACCTGATTTCAAATCAGCTGAAAGTTTTGAAGCTTCTTTCTCGCCCAGAACCAAAACATCTTTACCAGCCGTCAGCTGACCCGTCAGACCATCAAAGTCTTTACCCGTCGCCACACGTTGCTGTTTGAATTGCTGCAAACGAGATTCGAAGTTCACGCCATCTTTCGACAGCTCCGCCAACACACCCCAGTAAGCAGACTTTTTAAAGCGGATGCGTTCTTGCTCACGTTCAACGATCAAACGCACCGCCACAGACTGCACGCGACCCGCTGACAAACCGTAAGCCACTTTCTTCCAAAGAAGTGGAGAGATCGTGTAACCCACCAGTCGGTCGAGCACACGGCGCGCCTCTTGGGCACGGACCAGGTTGAAGTCAATCTCACGCGTGTCTTTCAACGCTTTTTGAATCGCATCTTTAGTGATCTCGTGGAACACCATTCGTTTTGTCGGAACTTTTGGTTTTAGAACTTCAAGCAAATGCCAGCTGATAGACTCCCCCTCGCGGTCTTCATCGGTCGCGAGATAGAGCTCTGAGGCTTCGTCGAGTTTGTCTTTAAGGTTTTTAACGACTTTCGTTTTGTCCTTAGGGATGCAATAAAGAGGTTCAAAGTTTTTATCAACGTTGACCCCAAGCTGCGCCCACTTTTCTTTTTTTACTTTTTCAGGAATGTCTTTTGCGGATTGAGGCAAATCGCGGATGTGTCCCATGCATGACTCAACAACGTAGTCTCTTCCCAGAAACTTACGAATAGTTTTTGCCTTTGTCGGTGACTCCACGATGACGAGTTTGATTCCGTCGGATGCCGCGTCAGTTTTTTTGGCCATGTACCCAGCCCTTCATCCGGCTTGTAACCGGGATATAATATATAGACAAAACATGAATGCTGAACCCTCATTAGGCAAGTCTGAATTTTGACAACCAGTACCAAAAGCAGATACCTTGTGAGGATGAAACCAATTTCAGCATTCACCTCATCCCTCAAATATTTGCTCACGGATATCGACGACACTCTGACAGATGAGGGTCTTTTAGGAGCAGAAGCCTATGAAGCGATGTGGGCATTGCACGATGCTGGAATAAAAGTCATCCCTGTCACAGGTCGCCCTGCCGGCTGGTGTGAAATGATCGCCCGCGTGTGGCCTGTCAGTGGCATCATCGGTGAAAACGGCGGTTTTTATTTCCGTTATCATGGCAAAAAAATGCACCGCCATTTTTTCTTTGACGAGGAAACACAGAAAAGCAACCGCGCAAAACTGAATTTGCTTGAAAAAGAAATCCTTCAAAAAGTACCAGGCAGCGATTTGGCCAGCGATCAATTCTGTCGCATGATGGATCTGGCCATTGATTTTTGTGAAGACGTTCCGGCACTGCCAAAAAGCGAAGTGCAAAAAATCGTGGATATTTTTAAGGCCCACGGCGCACAAGCCAAAGTCAGTTCCATCCACGTCAACGGGTGGTTTGGTTCTTACGACAAGCTTTCCATGTCTCTTAAATTTCTGCAGCAAGAGTTCGGTGTCTCGGCCGAAGATTCCAAAAAATTCTGCGGCTTTAGCGGCGACTCCCCTAATGACGAACCCATGTTTCAATATTTTCCAAATAGTTTTGCCGTGGCAAACATTCAAAACTTTGTTGATCAAATCAAATTTCATCCCACATATGTGGCTCAGAAACGTGGTGGTTTGGGTTTCACAGAAATTGCCAGTGCCATTCTGAAATACAAATGATTATTGCGCCTAACTAACCCTCCTTCGCCAAAGCTTCGGCGGGCCGGACGGTGATTGAAATCTGAACATCCATCGAGTCCTAGCCTTTGGTCTAAAGCTCCGGAATTCTTGAACCGATAGGACTTCTATTGGAGAAAGGAGTTTTCCATGGTCAGCGCACAGGCACGTCAGTACATCGCTAACAAATTGGAAGAACAAGCCAAACAAAACTGGCTTTTTAATCATCTCAAATTCGAAGGGGAAGTTTCGAAGCAGGGACCCAACCGTGTGTACGGTTTCGCCGATGTCCATATCACACTGAACTCTAAGGGTGAGTTGTGGGTGGAAAGTCCGAAGTATCGCAACTTCATTTCAGCGGACAGCTACAACACCGCCAAGGAGGCTGTGGATCTACTGTACAATCAGCTGCGATACATTGATGACAATTACGATCGCCTGCAAAGCAATCCCGAGATCTGGGTCAAGAAAGGCCTCTTCTCCCGCATCAAGAATCGCTTTGCCTCGTAAACGGTTGCTGGCGCTAGCCGCCAGCAAAGCTCATGGATTTAATCAATACATCTGGAGCGATCAAACTGCGACCTGGGCGATCATAAGCATCGCCCAGCTCTACGATATCACGCAGAACATCAAGCACATTTCCAGAAACCACGAATTGATCGATGGGCCCCATGCACTTGCCGTTCTCATACAAGAACCCTTCCGCTGGCATCGACAGATCCCCAGTTGAATCCTTAAAGCCCGCGTGCAAGCCACCGGTGAATTTCGTGATGTGAACAGTCTGACCCGGATTCAATGAAAGCAACTGCTCTTGAGTCTTAGTGCCTTTCGCAACCACCAGATTCGTAGGCCCAATATCCATGGGTGAACTCGGTCCACGAGATGCATTCGCCGTGTGAGGCAAATTCATGCGTTTTGAGTATTCCAGATTGGTCAGATAGTTTTTTAATACACCGTTTTCAAAAAGAACTGTTTTCTGCGAAGGAGCCCCTTCGGAGTCAAAAGGTCTTACCGCAGTTCCATTCATTTCAAACGGATCATCCACCAGATTGAATTTTTCGCCAGCCACTTTTTGACCAATACGGCCTTTCAATAAGGATTTGTTCTCATGAACTTCTTTCGCCGAGAGATATGACAGCAACATCGCCAGCACGGTTGGGAAAACCTTGCGATCCAAGACGACCGGATAATTTCCTGTTTTAAGCTTGGTAGCACCTAAATACTTAACCGCATTGTTCACACTCGTGCGTGCCACTTCATCCGTGTTGATTTTATCAAATGAACGAACAAAGAATCCATCACCACCCATTTTAGACGTCTCGCCCTCTTTCGCCAAGGGTGCGGTTCTGCCAACGTAATAGTTCTGTTTGAATTCTTGATCCACGCCTTCGCTATTCAGAATACGCATAAAGCTTAAACCTTGAGAAAATCCTGAATAGGGAACGGCCTGCACACGAGAATCCAAAGTCAGACACTTTTCTTCCAGAGCTTTCGCCACTTCCATTTTCTTTTCCATCTCAATTTCTTCGGGATTGAAAAGATTCAGGGCGTGATAAGCCGCAGGCTTCATCATAGGAATTTCAAACTGATCATCGCTTTGCACGGTCTTGGCATTGTTCAACGCTTCTTTATAAGTGCGCATCAGGGCGTCTGCCGATAGATTTTCCGTGTAGGCATACCCTTGGCTGGCACCCAGCAAAACACGAAGACCCGCCGTCTGAGTTTGTGTGGATTCAAAAGTGTTCAATTTCTTTTTTTGAAAACCCAAATCAAGACTTTCGCCACCGGAAATCAGCATTTCAACTTTGACGCCGTCTTGTTTTGCTTGCGCCGCAATTGTTTGGAAGCTTTGTTTAATAGTGTCCATTAGCCTGCTCTCCCACCAACCATAAGACTTGAAACCAAGATCTGCGGTTGACCCACAGCTGCCGGGATCGAGCCACTCACAGAGCCGCACATACCCGTCGCCAATTTCAATTCATTAGAAACTTTTGTGATTTTACCCAAAGTATCGATACCACGCCCGATCAGGCAGGCCCCTTTTACCATTTCTTCGATGCGACCTTTTCTGATGATATAGGCTTCACGAACTTGGAAATTGTAATCGCCCGTTCCTGGATTGACCGAGCCTCCGCCCATGTTTTTCGCGTAAAGACCATAATCCACGTCGCGGATCATTTCTTCAAAAGAATCCTTACCCGCATCAATAAATGTGTTTCTCATACGAGAAGCCGGCGCGTACTTGTAAGACTGGCGACGACCACTGCCTGTCACGTCATAACCTGTTTGGCGTGAACCCATCTCATCGACGATGTAAGATTTCAAAACACCGTTTTCAATCAAAGTTGTGCGTTTCGTTTTGTTGCCTTCGTCATCGATATTCAGTGAACCCCAACCATTTTTGATCGTTCCATCATCGATAGCGGTGACACACTCATTGGCAATCTTCTGGCCCATCTTACCGCAAAACACAGAGGATTCTTTAGCAACAGCCGTGGTTTCAAGACCGTGCCCACAAGCTTCGTGGAAGAGGACTCCCCCGAATGAGTTATCAATCAAAACCGGCATCTCGCCCGCTGGTGCAAATTTAGCTGTCGTAAGTCCCATGGCGCGATCTACGTTTTCATGGGCAAAGTTTTGCATATTTAAACCATCATACAATTCAGAAGTTCCCATGTGCCCATAACGTTCACTGGAACTTTCCTTGACACCCATGTGCTCAACGAAAACTTCCATATTCAAACGGCTATAGGCGCGTTCATCATAAGCCATCAAACCGCGAGAATTTGCGATTTGGACTTTTTGAAACTTTTCATTCAAAGCGGCTTCCACCTGAGTGACAGCGGAATTACGATTGCGCGCGTGCTGATCAACGGAATTCAACCATTTGAATTTACGTTCGCGGTTCATCTCCCAAGGCTTTTCACCATAGGTATGAACCGTATCAAATGGCACCTGCATCAACGGCATTGATTTCTTACCTTCGCCAGTGCCACGGCTTTTCGCTGCATTCAGTGCCGCTTTAACCAAGCCCTGCTCAGTCAGATCATTCGTGGTCACATACACAATTTCATGACCAAAGAACAAACGAATCCCAGCACCGTAAAGCTGGCCCACAATGGCTTGGTCTGCTTTGGAACTCAAAATAGAAAGGTTGGAAGAGTAAGTGTCTTCGACAAAGATATCCGCGAAATCCGCTCCTGTGGAAAGTGCGGCATCCAGAGCTTTGGTCAGAATCTGAGGTTGAACGATCATGAAATCCCCCTATGAGAAAAAAGCATATCCCAGAGAGAAAACAGTCCCAACTGAAAAACCTGCGGCACTCTGCAATAGGTCCGAAGGTACTGCATCACGGTGCTTGTCTCTTTTTGAGACACTGGAAGTGACCTGACCAGATTATCAACAGCTCGTTGCGTGGAATGTCACGAAAGCTACGCCCACCCCTGTAATCCAATTAAACGGCACCTTGACTCATTTTTAATGGCCCACCCCTTGCTCATATAGAACTTAGAGATGGGTTCTAACTTCTGAAACCCGTGGTGGAGACTATTGTGAGCAACTTTAAAGTCTTTAAATATATGAGAAACGCGATCCCAGGGTTAACAATCCTGGCAGCGCTTTCTTTTGCTGCTCCAACGTTTGCCGCTCAGTCTCCTGCGACTTCTAACACAATCAAGGTGAAGCGCCCCGTGACGACTCCAGAAGAAAAATCCTGGTCCGTAGACTTAGGCTTAGAAACATATAGTAATCTAATGAAAGAAGACGCTTACGAACGCGATTCTGCAACTTCCTTGGAAGTTTCCGCTGGATACCGTTTCAATAAGATCACTTCTATGCGCCTTACTGGAACTCTGGTTAAAGAGAACTCTGGTGCTCAAAACACATATTTTGATAATACAATCGCTTCGTTAAGCTTTAAAACTCCGCTAACTACAGATACGGCATGGATTAATACACTTGCTGGTGTTCTTCCAACAAACCGTCAATTGCAAGATGAAACATCTTATCAGGGTGCTGTTCGTATCGGAACTAAGCTAGCTTTCAACAACCTATTTTGGAGCAGCTCTGCAACAACAGCTTTGCAGGCAACTCGCAATTTCCATGAATACAATGTGACGGCAGATGGTGGTTTCAATATCCGCAACAACCTTCAAGGCGTGCTGACTTACAACCTTCCATTGTTCTCCAAACTGTCTTTGCAAACTCTTTTCGTTTACACGACAGGCTGGACTTACCTTGAAGACACCCGCCAAAAATTCAGCGTCGGCGCTGACCTGGCTTGGCAATTTACTCCAGCGTTTTCTGGTTATATCGGGACTTCAAACGAAGGAAATGCCCTTAAAGCAAACGGAATTGATTCAAACATCGAATTCTTTAACGACACGAGTTCGATCGTTAAAGCGGGTTTGAGCTATAGCATTTAATTTTAAGTTTTTGTTTTTTGAGATTTTTGAAGAGGAGAGAGTATGAACAGCAACATTAAACGCAAAATTCCCCTAACAGGTGCTTTGCTGCTGGCCATTTCAACAGTCATGATTTCTTGTACGAAAGAAGTTCCGTACAAGGAGGTCTTTAAAGAAAACGTTGAAACGAAATCAACTCTGTCACCAGATGACGAATACCTTTTCGTGGCGTCTTCGGACTTATCAAACAACGACGACGCGGGGGTCTCTTCTGCTCTGCCTTTCTGGCAAGGAACTGAGAAAATCGTAAAATTCCGCTTTACTGAAAACACTTTGCAAGTTGTTGAAGCTGGCGACGACGCCCGCATCACTAAAGACAACACATTGAACAACCGCGTTTTGTTGGAAATCCCAATCAAACATGTTCAATACCGTTGTGCCGAAGACCGCTACGGCAAATGTACAAACAAAGAAGAAGAAAACAGCGAAATCAACTGGACTAAAAAGGCCAATTTCATCCCAGACTTTAACGGCATGAAAACGACAGGCATGTCGGTGTTACCAGTGGAAATGCAACAACTTTACGGCTTCTCTTGTTTTAACGAGACATCCTCTCGCTTTTTGAACTATGAACTCAAAGATGGCTCTTTGAACATTCAAATTGAAAAAGTATTCCGTGGGACGCCGGCTTGCCTGGGTACACAAATGTACTCCATCAGCAGCGTTGATGAATTGCAAAGCCAAATCATCTATCACTACTCGTTCAATAAATTGAGCAAAGTAACGTCCCCGAACTATAAAAAAATCGACTACCCAAAAGCTGATAAAGATACTTTCGGTTTCTTCACCAGCGAAAACCGCAAGTACGACGTTGATTTGAGCCGCACTCAAGCGAATCAAAAAGAGTGGATGAATCGTTGGAATCCAGACAGAAAAGAAATCGTTTATTACATGTCTGACAATTTCAATAAACCTCAATATCAGTCTATTAAAGAGGCAACTCGCACAGCTTTTGACCGTGTAAACGCCGGTCTTAAAGCGGCGGGCCTTGAAATGCGCTTGGTTCTTAAAGATCCAGACCACAAACAACCAGGTGACACACGCAATAGTATGATCGTGATGGTTGAGGACCCTGTTTCCGGTGGTCCATTGGGATACGGTCCAACTGTGGCAAATCCTCGCACGGGGGAAATCATCAGCGGTCGCGTGGCGATGTACTATGGTAACTTCGTTCAAGGTGTTCGTTACACTTACGATGAAGTTGTTAAAGAACTTCAAAACTCTGGCGACATCGAATTGACAAAATCTTATGCGAAAGCAAAACCTGGTGCCGCTACCGAAGCAGCCCAAGCAGCCATTTCTGAGGCGATGAAAGCCAAATTGACGGCCGATACTTACGCTAAATACGTACACGCAGATACAGTTGGTTACAAAGTTGGCAATTCCTATACTGCTTTAAAAAAAGGTTCCACGGACACAATTCAAACAGGTTCTTTGGTGTCTAAAGCCAACATGAAGCAAAACTCTGCGGCTCTTCGCCAGCAGGTTCACGCTCAGCTTAAAAACATGACGAAAGTTTCTGCACGCTACAATGCACGCACAAGCCTGAAAGCTGCTGCTGATGCTGACGAAGGCATCCAGCAAAACGCCGCAGCACAGACGATCGACACGTTGTCAGCACAATCTAAATACTGCAACTACCCGTCTGAACTTTTCCCATTCAGCGAATACATCAAGAAAGCTTTGATCGGTAAACTTGGTAAGAACATGAAGTTGTGGAATGACTTAAGCGACTCTGAAAAAGAACAAGTGATCGCGATCATCATGCCTGAAGTTTGGGTTCCAACTTTGGTTCATGAATTGGGTCATAACTTGGGTCTACGTCATAACTTCCAAGGTTCTGAAGACAGAATGAATTTTTACACAGAGGGCGAGCTTGCTAAAATGGGCGTGAAACACGAAATCCCATACAGCTCTGTGATGGACTATGGTTACAGCGAATTGAACCTGCTTCCAACTTTGGGAAAATACGACATCGCAGCTTTGCGCTTCGGTTACAGCCGTAAGGTCATGACTGAAACAGGTGCAACAGTTGATGTTCCAGAAACATTGACGAAACTCCAAGCAGAAAAGAAAGACTTGGTTCTTCGTGACTTTAAGTATTGCTCTGATGAAAGTGTTGAACTGTCTGCGAATTGCAAACGTTTCGACAAAGGGACGACATTTGTTGAAATCGTCAATCACCTGATTGAAAGCTATCAGCAACGTTACTTGGTAAGAAATTTCCGTAACGGCCGCGAAAGCTTCTCGAAAGTTCAAGAAGGCGGTTACTACAGCGGTCGTTTGGATAACTTCCAATACATCCGTAACTTTATGGAGATCTACTCTTCCATCAAGAACCAATTCGCCCTTGACGATGACTCTTTGGATTGGACTTTTGATCCAGACATGAAAGATCTAAAACAAGCGGCTTTGATTTCCGGCCGCTTCTTCCTGGATGTGATGAAAACACCAGAGGTTCTGTGTGCAGTTGCTAAGAAAGACAACCTGAAATTGGTTACAGACATCGGTGCCCTTAAGTCAATCGATCCAAGCGCCAACAGCTGCTGGGAACTTGAATTGGCTGATCCGAATCTAGTGATCGTAGCTCAAGGTGGTAAAAACTTTAACGACGTTCGCTTCCGTTCGAACCCTTCGTCTTATGCTGATCAGATCGATATCCGTGGTATCGGTCCGGATAAGTTGGCAGCGGCTGAAGCTTTGTTCGTACGTATGACAAGCGAAGTACGCCAGCACGAAGATAACTACATGGATATCAAAGATTTGGCTCCAGAGATCTCAGCTACCGTGGCTTCCTTGTTGTTTGACCAAGTCAATACAAACGTAGAATTCCGCGACCAAGCTGGAAATCTCTACCTGAATACAAAATGGAAGTTCGATGTGTTCTCAGCCCCAGGCAGCGTGAACAAAGGAAAAGACACTCACTGGTTTGATGTTCCGATGGTTGAATCGGCTCAACGCCGCATGGGTCTGCCTAACCACAAAGTCAGCTTCCAGGAAAAGCTATTGAATGTGATTTCAAAACGCATGGGCAGCTCTCAATCGCACTATGCAGAAGACAAAGCTTTCTTGGATCAGTTCCGAGTGAACCGCATCGCAAAAACATCCGTGATGAACTCGGAAAATGCCGTCAGCTCCCGCGATGTGGGCTCTTTCAAAGCGGTGGCATTGGCTAACAACGCGATCGCCTTGGATGCAATGTCTTCGATCACTAAAATGGATCTATTGACGAGCATGAAAGATAAAGAACTGGAAGACCTGCGTATCGCAAGAACAGCCGTACGCCGCGCTTCAACACCAGTTCCAGCGACGGATGCGAAATACAAAGATGTCACTGTAAACGACATCAATATGTTCAAAGCCGGCGCTTTGCCAGCAAAAGACAAACTTGAGTATCTTTTAACAATCCTGCCTGGTGCAGAAGAAGCTAAGTAATTTTCCGAAGAGAGAGGAAACGATTATGAAAAAACTAATTCTAGCGAGCGCTCTTCTGATGATCACTGCGGGCTGTACTCAAGGTACTAAGTCCCGCAATTCCTCGCAAGCAACGGGAGCTCAGGAACAAACACAAACAGGTCCTACGCAAGACATGAGTGCAGCGGACGCGGCTAAGCAGGCGCAGGCCACTGCTGATGATGGCATCATCGACTCGACTTCCCGTCAAGACGCTTTAAAAAACCTAACTTTGAAACTTTACGAATCCACGTTCCGTCTGCAAATGGATGTAATGTCTGAAAAGTTACAAGACGACAATTCAAAATTGTTACGTGAGTTCATCACGAAAAAATTCTCTCCTAAAGGGGAATCTCTTTTGCAAGCGTTAAGCTCTGGCGACATCAAATCCACGATCACTTTGAAAGACCTGCAAATCGCAGCGTCTGATAAAGACATGCAGTTCCAAGCGTTGCTCATGGGCTTTAAAAAGATCGCAGCCGATGGTGGGTTCACTAAGGAACAACAAACTGGCATTGAGAAAGCATTAATCGAACGTCAAAGCCTGATCACACCATCTCCACAAGAGCAAAACAGAATTATCGCGGTTTCTGAGCACATCTCAAAGAAGGCGAAAACCTTGATCCAAGTTATGCATAGTGGTGCTCAAGACGAGACAGTTTGCCAAGGTTACGGTTATTTCTTGGCGAACTTCAATGCTCTTCTAACAGACAGCAAAACGTTCCGCTTGCCTCAGACGA
This genomic window contains:
- a CDS encoding zinc-dependent metalloprotease, with amino-acid sequence MNSNIKRKIPLTGALLLAISTVMISCTKEVPYKEVFKENVETKSTLSPDDEYLFVASSDLSNNDDAGVSSALPFWQGTEKIVKFRFTENTLQVVEAGDDARITKDNTLNNRVLLEIPIKHVQYRCAEDRYGKCTNKEEENSEINWTKKANFIPDFNGMKTTGMSVLPVEMQQLYGFSCFNETSSRFLNYELKDGSLNIQIEKVFRGTPACLGTQMYSISSVDELQSQIIYHYSFNKLSKVTSPNYKKIDYPKADKDTFGFFTSENRKYDVDLSRTQANQKEWMNRWNPDRKEIVYYMSDNFNKPQYQSIKEATRTAFDRVNAGLKAAGLEMRLVLKDPDHKQPGDTRNSMIVMVEDPVSGGPLGYGPTVANPRTGEIISGRVAMYYGNFVQGVRYTYDEVVKELQNSGDIELTKSYAKAKPGAATEAAQAAISEAMKAKLTADTYAKYVHADTVGYKVGNSYTALKKGSTDTIQTGSLVSKANMKQNSAALRQQVHAQLKNMTKVSARYNARTSLKAAADADEGIQQNAAAQTIDTLSAQSKYCNYPSELFPFSEYIKKALIGKLGKNMKLWNDLSDSEKEQVIAIIMPEVWVPTLVHELGHNLGLRHNFQGSEDRMNFYTEGELAKMGVKHEIPYSSVMDYGYSELNLLPTLGKYDIAALRFGYSRKVMTETGATVDVPETLTKLQAEKKDLVLRDFKYCSDESVELSANCKRFDKGTTFVEIVNHLIESYQQRYLVRNFRNGRESFSKVQEGGYYSGRLDNFQYIRNFMEIYSSIKNQFALDDDSLDWTFDPDMKDLKQAALISGRFFLDVMKTPEVLCAVAKKDNLKLVTDIGALKSIDPSANSCWELELADPNLVIVAQGGKNFNDVRFRSNPSSYADQIDIRGIGPDKLAAAEALFVRMTSEVRQHEDNYMDIKDLAPEISATVASLLFDQVNTNVEFRDQAGNLYLNTKWKFDVFSAPGSVNKGKDTHWFDVPMVESAQRRMGLPNHKVSFQEKLLNVISKRMGSSQSHYAEDKAFLDQFRVNRIAKTSVMNSENAVSSRDVGSFKAVALANNAIALDAMSSITKMDLLTSMKDKELEDLRIARTAVRRASTPVPATDAKYKDVTVNDINMFKAGALPAKDKLEYLLTILPGAEEAK